In Gossypium raimondii isolate GPD5lz chromosome 12, ASM2569854v1, whole genome shotgun sequence, a single window of DNA contains:
- the LOC105764864 gene encoding polyadenylate-binding protein 1: MDQYEEQEHEVYGGEIPDEEGEMDAEFDMTAGAEDYQGNDQGLQQDPSSSKDLEDMKKRLREIEEEAGALREMQAKVEKEMGAVQDSSSASASQAEKEEVDSRSIYVGNVDYACTPEEVQQHFQSCGTVNRVTILTDKFGQPKGFAYVEFVEVDAVQNALLLNESELHGRQLKVSAKRTNIPGMKQYRGRPSNPYFRSRRPFMPAFYPPYGYGRVPRFRRPMRYRPY; the protein is encoded by the exons ATGGATCAATACGAAGAGCAAGAGCACGAGGTGTACGGAGGGGAGATACCTGACGAGGAAGGAGAGATGGATGCGGAGTTCGATATGACTGCTGGAGCTGAGGATTACCAAGGCAACGACCAAGGCCTTCAACAAGATCCTAGTTCCTCCAAA gactTGGAAGACATGAAAAAGAGGCTTAGGGAAATCGAGGAAGAGGCGGGAGCTTTACGTGAAATGCAGGCTAAAGTCGAGAAGGAGATGGGCGCTGTCCAAg ATTCCTCAAGTGCTTCTGCAAGTCAAGCTGAAAAGGAGGAAGTGGATTCCCGCTCGATTTATGTTGGTAAT GTAGACTATGCATGTACACCTGAGGAAGTACAACAGCATTTTCAATCCTGTGGAACAGTGAACAGAGTTACAATTTTGACCGATAAGTTTGGTCAACCTAAAGGATTTGCTTACGTTGAATTTGTTGAAGTTGATGCTGTCCAAAATGCTCTACTGTTAAATGAATCAGAATTGCATGGTCGCCAgttgaag GTCTCGGCTAAGCGAACAAATATTCCTGGAATGAAACAATATCGAGGAAGGCCTTCCAATCCTTACTTCCGCTCCCGAAGGCCTTTCATGCCTGCTTTTTATCCTCCCTATGGCTATGG GAGGGTTCCAAGGTTCAGGCGGCCCATGAGATACCGGCCGTATTAA
- the LOC105764863 gene encoding putative pectinesterase 63: MENSEVYAVICISILLIAPVIVSQQIPADKRQVNAWFEGIIKPVKERGNSLDPELIQAESNPKVIKVRQGGGGEFNSVKKAIESVALGNTKRVIISIGPGVYKEKIKIERGKPFITLLGNPKNMPNLTFGGTAKEYGTVNSATLIAESNYFVAANLNIVNSAPKPERGKTVGGQAVALRVSGDRSAIYNCNIYGFQDTLCDDKGNHFFKDCYVSGTVDFIFGGGKSLYLNTDIFVEKREGGGFTVITAQARESSSEDTGYSFVHGSVTGTASNSFLGRAWRSNPRVVYAYTDMSNVVNPAGWTHNNFPERAKTVYYGEYKCKGRGANPSKREPFVKQLSGAEVLPFLALNFIEATKWLLPPPKYEFN; encoded by the exons atggaaaacaGTGAAGTTTATGCAGTAATCTGCATAAGTATTCTCTTGATTGCTCCGGTAATTGTATCCCAACAAATACCGGCAGATAAACGGCAAGTAAATGCTTGGTTTGAAGGCATTATCAAGCCTGTGAAAGAAAGGGGTAACAGCTTAGACCCAGAGTTGATTCAGGCTGAGAGTAATCCTAAAGTCATAAAGGTGAGGCAAGGTGGTGGTGGAGAATTCAATAGCGTAAAGAAAGCCATCGAGAGTGTTGCATTAGGGAATACCAAGCGTGTGATTATATCCATCGGACCTGGGGTTTAcaaagagaaaatcaaaattgaacGAGGGAAGCCATTCATTACATTGTTGGGAAATCCAAAAAACATGCCCAATTTGACATTCGGCGGCACCGCCAAGGAGTATGGAACCGTTAACAGCGCCACTCTAATTGCTGAGTCTAATTACTTTGTGGCAGCTAATCTCAATATAGTG AACTCAGCTCCGAAGCCAGAAAGAGGGAAAACGGTAGGAGGACAAGCGGTTGCCTTGAGAGTGTCCGGCGATAGGTCAGCTATCTATAACTGCAATATCTACGGTTTCCAGGACACGTTGTGTGATGACAAGGGTAACCATTTCTTCAAGGACTGTTATGTTTCGGGCACAGTTGATTTCATTTTCGGAGGTGGGAAATCTTTGTATCTG AACACGGACATATTCGTGGAGAAGCGAGAAGGTGGAGGATTTACAGTGATAACAGCACAAGCGAGAGAAAGTTCATCGGAAGACACGGGTTATTCGTTCGTGCATGGCAGCGTTACCGGAACAGCaagcaattcatttttggggagGGCTTGGAGGAGCAATCCAAGAGTGGTTTATGCATATACTGATATGAGCAACGTCGTAAATCCTGCTGGATGGACTCATAACAATTTTCCTGAACGAGCCAA AACTGTTTATTATGGAGAATACAAGTGCAAGGGGCGAGGTGCAAATCCCAGTAAGCGAGAGCCATTCGTGAAGCAGCTATCAGGTGCGGAAGTCCTACCATTCCTGGCTCTTAACTTCATTGAAGCTACCAAATGGCTGCTTCCTCCTcctaaatatgaatttaattag
- the LOC105764862 gene encoding glutamate dehydrogenase 2: protein MNALAGTSRNFRLASRLLGLDSKLEKSLLIPFREIKVECTIPKDDGTLVSYVGFRIQHDNARGPMKGGIRYHPEVDPDEVNALAQLMTWKTAVADIPYGGAKGGIGCSPRDLSKSELERLTRVFTQKIHDLIGIHTDVPAPDMGTNAQTMAWILDEYSKFHGHSPAVVTGKPIDLGGSLGREAATGRGVVYATEALLAEYWKAVKGLTFIIQGFGNVGSWVARLIHERGGKVIAVSDVTGAVKNQNGIDIPQLLKHKETTGSLTGFSGGDSLDPSELLVHECDVLVPCALGGVLNRENAAHVKAKFIIEAANHPTDPEADEILSKKGVIILPDIYANAGGVTVSYFEWVQNIQGFMWDEDKVNKELKRYMTQAFHNIKTMCQTHHCNLRMGAFTLGVNRVARATLLRGWEA from the exons ATGAATGCTCTTGCTGGAACTAGCCGCAATTTCCGCCTGGCCTCTCGCCTACTTGGCTTGGACTCTAAGCTTGAAAAGTCTCTTCTGATCCCATTTAGAGAGATCAAG GTGGAGTGCACAATTCCCAAGGACGATGGAACCTTGGTGTCCTACGTTGGATTCAGAATACAGCATGATAATGCTCGTGGTCCCATGAAAGGAGGAATCAGATATCATCCTGAg gtTGACCCTGATGAAGTAAATGCACTTGCTCAACTAATGACCTGGAAGACTGCTGTAGCAGACATTCCATATGGTGGTGCAAAAGGTGGAATAGGATGCTCTCCTAGGGACTTAAGTAAGAGTGAATTGGAACGTCTAACTCGCGTCTTCACTCAAAAGATCCATGATCTCATTGGTATACATACAGATGTTCCTGCCCCAGACATGGGAACTAATGCACAG ACAATGGCATGGATTTTGGATGAGTATTCTAAGTTTCATGGACACTCCCCGGCTGTTGTTACAGGAAAGCCGATA GATCTAGGCGGATCGCTAGGCAGGGAAGCTGCAACAGGTCGAGGTGTTGTATATGCAACTGAAGCTTTACTTGCTGAATATTGGAAGGCAGTTAAGGGTTTGACCTTCATTATCCAG GGTTTCGGTAATGTTGGGTCTTGGGTAGCAAGGCTCATACATGAGAGGGGTGGTAAGGTTATTGCGGTGAGTGACGTCACTGGTGCTGTTAAGAATCAAAATGGAATTGATATACCTCAGCTGCTAAAGCATAAAGAAACTACTGGAAGTTTGACAGGCTTCAGTGGCGGAGATTCCCTGGATCCAAGTGAACTGCTGGTACACGAATGCGATGTTCTTGTCCCATGTGCTTTAGGTGGAGTGCTGAACAG GGAAAACGCTGCACATGTGAAGGCAAAGTTCATAATAGAGGCTGCAAACCATCCCACTGACCCGGAAGCAGATGAG ATTCTATCAAAGAAAGGAGTAATAATACTGCCAGACATATATGCAAATGCAGGAGGGGTGACTGTCAGCTACTTTGAGTGGGTTCAg AACATTCAAGGTTTCATGTGGGATGAAGACAAAGTGAACAAGGAGCTGAAGAGGTACATGACTCAAGCTTTCCACAACATCAAAACCATGTGCCAGACACACCATTGCAATCTCCGGATGGGTGCCTTTACACTCGGTGTTAACCGTGTTGCTCGTGCAACTCTCCTCCGAGGCTGGGAAGCATAA